One genomic window of Pseudomonadota bacterium includes the following:
- a CDS encoding type II toxin-antitoxin system HicA family toxin: MKRNLFLKQLAREGCYLRRHGSRHDIYANSVTGKQAPVPRHAEIKESLARLIRKQLGLK, from the coding sequence GTGAAACGCAATCTTTTTTTAAAACAGCTTGCCAGGGAAGGATGTTACCTTAGACGTCATGGCAGCCGGCATGATATTTACGCAAATTCTGTTACCGGGAAACAAGCTCCTGTTCCGAGACATGCAGAAATTAAAGAATCACTCGCACGCTTAATTCGTAAACAACTCGGATTGAAATAA
- a CDS encoding nitroreductase: MMQNNQVMEAILKRRSIRKFADDRPVPNELVDILLEAGRLAPSGLNNQPWRFAIVRRQDLKDEMAQLTHYHGIIRSAPVLIIVLLDTESLYHREKDIQAVGACLQNLLLAAHSHDLGAVWLGEILKNGAKVVDILQLNKRYELMAVVALGYPASDYRPKPASRKPLDELILYQEGKNG; encoded by the coding sequence ATGATGCAAAACAACCAGGTGATGGAAGCAATCCTTAAGCGGCGCAGCATCCGCAAATTTGCTGATGACAGACCCGTTCCCAACGAACTGGTTGACATATTGCTGGAGGCCGGGCGGCTGGCACCATCAGGGCTCAACAATCAACCCTGGCGCTTTGCCATTGTCCGACGACAGGATTTGAAAGATGAGATGGCCCAATTAACCCATTATCATGGCATTATCCGCTCTGCTCCGGTACTGATTATTGTTCTCCTGGATACTGAATCCCTCTACCACCGGGAAAAGGATATTCAGGCGGTTGGCGCCTGCCTACAAAACCTGCTGCTGGCGGCTCACAGCCATGATTTAGGGGCTGTCTGGCTGGGAGAAATTCTCAAGAACGGAGCAAAGGTGGTTGACATTTTGCAGTTAAACAAAAGATATGAATTAATGGCGGTAGTGGCACTGGGTTATCCGGCATCCGACTATCGACCCAAACCGGCCTCCCGCAAACCCCTTGACGAACTGATTCTTTACCAGGAAGGCAAAAATGGCTGA
- a CDS encoding type II toxin-antitoxin system HicB family antitoxin, translating to MKRFFTLEYWRDDGWFVGKLKEIPGVFSQGETLEELKVNIIDAYQMMLESSDLEVEHPVSAYVEVGVEV from the coding sequence ATGAAGCGTTTTTTTACTCTTGAATATTGGCGGGATGATGGTTGGTTTGTGGGTAAATTAAAAGAAATACCTGGAGTATTCAGCCAGGGGGAAACGTTGGAAGAATTGAAAGTAAACATAATAGACGCCTATCAAATGATGTTGGAATCTTCCGATTTGGAGGTGGAACATCCTGTCTCTGCTTATGTGGAGGTTGGGGTGGAGGTGTGA